The Priestia koreensis genomic interval TAGCGCAAGGTTACGGTAGCACAGAGGCATGGATTATTAGCGTTTGGCATCCTGACATGGGATGGAAGAAAATCTCGTCTGCTGGTAAACCAGTACAAGGCGTAGAGGTGAAAGTAGTAGACCCTGAGACAAGAGAAGAGCTTCCAACAGGTAAAATTGGTGAGATTATGGTTCGCAGTCCATACATCTTCAAAGGATATTGGAAAAACGAAGAGGCAACGAACAACGTTCTTCAAGACGGCTGGCTTGCGATGGGTGATGCAGGACGTGTAGATGAAGATGGGTTCATTTACATCGAAGGCCGTTATAAAGACGTAGTCGTATACGGGGGAGACAACATTTATCCTGACCAAGTGGAAGAAGTGATCCGCGAGTTTGATGATGTGTTAGAGGTAGCATTAATTGGCTTGCCAGATCAATTCTGGGGAGAAGTTCCGGCTGCGTTTGTAGTGAAAAAACAGGGATCTTCCTTAACCGAGCAACAAATTGTAGAGCACTGTAAGCAAAAGCTCGCAGCATATAAAGTACCAAGCGTAACGTTTAAAGAAGATTTACCGAAGAACAGCGTCGGTAAAATTGTGAAGCGTACGATTAAAGAAGAGGCTATTCGCGAGCGCGATCTGGCTCATGCATAAAAAAAAGACGACTGCGGTCGTCTTTTTTTTAGATCTTTTGAAGACCCTCTTGCATTTTTTTCATCAACCGGAAATACTCGTTTTGTTCTTCTTCTGACAAATTACCAAGTAAGTTTCCCCAAAACGAAAGGCGGGTCTCGTTAATGGCTTCTACAACGATACGTCCTTTATCCGTAAGCTCTACCCACACGCTTCGACGATTATTTGGCTTACGAATACGAACAATGAGCGCTTCTTCTTCTAGCTGATTTAGGACAAGCGTAATGGCTCCTGGGGATAGTGAGAGACTTTTTGTAATCTCATTAATGACGCATGACTTCCTGTCGTAAATAATCTTTAAGATCGCGTCCTTTGTAGGTGTAAAGTGATAGGGCCAATCGTTGTAACGTTCTTCAATAAATTGGTTTCGATATTTTAACAGAGCATCCTTTACTTGATCAAGATGCTCAATTTGCGCTTTAATGTCTTCGTTATTAGGCAGATGCAAAAAACTAATCCTCCTTTAATGATTCAAAAGTTAAGCGGTTACCATCTATTATATCATTCTCTGATTGTCTTCGTCAGGCTCATTTCTGCTCATAAATAGGTTTATTTGTAAGAAAATAGGTAAAAGGAGTGGTGTAGGGAAAAATACATAGGTCAAAAGACAAGTGAACGAAGTCCTTTTAATAGAACAAAAATCCTTCTTTGTACTTATTAAAAATTCCCTATAGAATGTAGACGAATGAATGGTAATTTTTTATAATAGAAGAATTGAAAAGTAAAAATGGAAATAAGAAACGCTTTTCAATTGTATAAGGGGGAACATATGAAAAAAATAATGAGTGTTTTATTAGTGGCAGTTGTCGGCGCTGGGTCGTATTTGGGATACACTATTTATGAGCAGTCAAACTCCAAGCACTCTAGTAAACCTGTAAGTGGTATTGCTATGGCTGCAGAAAAACAACCTGCTTCACACTACAAAGAATTGAAGCCTGAAAACTTCACCTTTAATTTAATTGATGCTCGTACTGGGGAAACGATTCGCACGTTTCAGCCCGTTCATTTTGATGATAAAAGTACATATGAAGATACCATCAAGCATTTAGCAAGCGATTTGGCTGATAAGTATGATACGCCGATGGAAAACGCAAAGATGGACGCAAATGGAAATTTAGTTGGTGGGCATAAACGAGTTGTTCTGAAGGAAAAAGAGCTAGTGTCGCGATTAAAAGACCTTCACATCTATTCACGTAATATTCAAGTACCTATTGAAGAAACCGAGCCTAACGTCACGTTAGAAACGGCAAAAGGTATTAATGAAGTTGTGATTGGTTCCTATAAAACAGGATTTAACGTACATGATACAGGACGTAATCGTAATGTCGAGCTATCAGCACTTGCAATTAACAACATCATTTTAGGGCCTGGAGATACGTTCTCTTACAATGAAACAGTAGGAGAGAGAACCGCAGCAAGAGGCTATCAACCAGCTCACGAAATCGTAAATAAAGAGCTGACAATGGGAATTGGCGGAGGAATTTGTCAAACATCCTCTACGCTCTTTAATGCGATTGATCTAGCAGGTCTCGAAGTGGTTACACGTACAAACCACTCTAAGCAAGTAGGATATGTACCAAAAGGCCGTGATGCAACGGTTTCGTGGGGAGGACCAGATTTTAAATTTAAAAACCCTCGCAACTATCCTGTACTGATTAAAACGATTATGGATAAACAGAATGGATCATTAACCGTAGAAGTTCGAACAGCAAAACGCTATACGCTATCATAAGAAAAGCCAGCCCTAACGAGGGGCTGGCTTTTCTTATGATGAACTT includes:
- a CDS encoding MarR family winged helix-turn-helix transcriptional regulator; the protein is MHLPNNEDIKAQIEHLDQVKDALLKYRNQFIEERYNDWPYHFTPTKDAILKIIYDRKSCVINEITKSLSLSPGAITLVLNQLEEEALIVRIRKPNNRRSVWVELTDKGRIVVEAINETRLSFWGNLLGNLSEEEQNEYFRLMKKMQEGLQKI
- a CDS encoding VanW family protein: MKKIMSVLLVAVVGAGSYLGYTIYEQSNSKHSSKPVSGIAMAAEKQPASHYKELKPENFTFNLIDARTGETIRTFQPVHFDDKSTYEDTIKHLASDLADKYDTPMENAKMDANGNLVGGHKRVVLKEKELVSRLKDLHIYSRNIQVPIEETEPNVTLETAKGINEVVIGSYKTGFNVHDTGRNRNVELSALAINNIILGPGDTFSYNETVGERTAARGYQPAHEIVNKELTMGIGGGICQTSSTLFNAIDLAGLEVVTRTNHSKQVGYVPKGRDATVSWGGPDFKFKNPRNYPVLIKTIMDKQNGSLTVEVRTAKRYTLS